In a genomic window of Dyadobacter fermentans DSM 18053:
- a CDS encoding TonB-dependent receptor domain-containing protein: protein MRFLLTLAFLFCLLATAGAQRKPSISGKVTDRQTGQGLPYASVALYRSADSALVSGVLADDTGNFRFDKPGAEAYYLETQYMGYNTVRTTVPAGVEELAPIALLADGRVLDAVEVTDNRNAVESRIDRQVYRAGAFLGSQGGTAVDVLKNTPSVTVNSEGDITLRGSTGFLVLVNGKPVQTDPSVVLNQIPANSIENVEIITSPSARFDPDGKSGIINITTKTAEKNSQSLIVNILGGLPSVRTYNNLKNPQRFGADASWGLRAGKWEVNLSGNYLRNDLAGRRVGDVNTTIDGIFTTFPSDGERSFKRYNYTARASVSFTADPSNVISAGFYKGYRFQSRRADLVYNNTKTDLETGQNLGQIIYFNSNIARKTADVTSANLDYLHRFGNKSELTLSGLIEAADLDGLTTNMNLSEPGRNRTLQSTRNPGENPLNAFRLQADYVVPIGKGKLEAGYQYRNQEQKGVFQYLDQNLETGEFVEVPQFSNRTRLLNHIHSVYGQYSGKSGKLEYSGGLRYEYATRQFTAGGTETRDLNLSNFFPSAQLQYAFSKGWRAKAGYTRRVQRTTNNELNPFPEREHSETLESGDPDILPEFIGQAEAGLVKEFEKGSAFLTLYHQRIDNVLNRVNSVYNDSIINRIYTNAGLATSWGIEAGGNANVTRWWQLYAGANVYRYAIEGGLFRNTVVVNTSSVVYSVNATSTFKIAPAWQLQWGISYLSKRVTAQGEDSRFVNPSLSVKKTFLKGKLAATLQWQNMDLGITGANQQRISTWGKDFFTTTNYIQETDIFLLNLSYNLNQLTKKAKLPASEFGEREF, encoded by the coding sequence ATGAGATTCCTTTTAACCCTTGCATTCCTTTTTTGCCTGTTGGCCACGGCCGGGGCGCAGCGCAAACCTTCTATTTCCGGCAAAGTCACCGACCGGCAGACCGGCCAGGGGCTGCCTTATGCGTCCGTTGCATTGTACCGCTCGGCCGACTCGGCGTTGGTAAGCGGCGTGCTAGCCGACGACACAGGCAATTTCCGGTTCGACAAGCCTGGTGCGGAGGCATATTATCTTGAAACGCAATATATGGGATACAATACGGTGCGCACCACAGTGCCAGCTGGCGTGGAGGAGCTTGCGCCCATTGCATTGCTGGCCGACGGGCGTGTACTGGACGCCGTGGAAGTAACCGACAACCGCAATGCGGTGGAAAGCCGGATCGATCGCCAGGTGTATCGTGCCGGTGCGTTTCTGGGCAGCCAGGGCGGCACGGCGGTGGATGTACTCAAAAACACGCCGTCGGTAACGGTGAACAGCGAAGGCGACATTACCTTACGTGGCTCCACGGGCTTCCTGGTGCTCGTGAACGGCAAACCCGTGCAGACCGACCCGTCGGTAGTGCTCAACCAGATCCCCGCCAACAGCATTGAAAACGTCGAAATCATTACCAGTCCTTCGGCTCGTTTCGATCCGGATGGCAAATCAGGCATCATTAATATCACCACCAAGACCGCTGAAAAGAACAGTCAAAGTCTGATTGTGAATATTCTGGGCGGATTGCCATCGGTCCGCACTTACAACAACCTGAAAAACCCGCAGCGATTCGGGGCGGATGCCTCGTGGGGTTTGCGGGCCGGAAAATGGGAGGTGAACCTGAGCGGTAATTACCTGCGGAACGACCTCGCCGGAAGGAGAGTGGGCGATGTGAATACGACCATCGACGGCATTTTTACTACCTTCCCGTCCGACGGCGAGCGTAGTTTCAAACGGTACAACTACACGGCGCGGGCGTCGGTGAGCTTCACGGCCGACCCTTCGAATGTGATTTCGGCAGGTTTTTACAAAGGATACCGCTTTCAGTCGCGGAGAGCAGACCTGGTTTATAACAATACAAAAACCGACCTGGAAACGGGGCAGAACCTGGGACAGATCATTTATTTTAACTCCAATATTGCCAGGAAAACGGCCGATGTAACGTCCGCTAACCTCGATTACCTGCACCGTTTTGGGAACAAATCCGAACTGACGCTGTCGGGGCTGATCGAAGCGGCGGACCTTGACGGCCTGACCACGAACATGAACCTGTCCGAACCCGGCCGCAACCGCACGCTGCAGAGCACGCGCAATCCCGGCGAGAATCCATTAAATGCATTTCGCCTGCAAGCAGATTACGTCGTGCCCATTGGCAAAGGCAAACTGGAAGCCGGTTATCAGTACCGGAACCAGGAACAAAAAGGGGTATTTCAATACCTTGATCAAAACCTGGAAACGGGCGAATTTGTGGAGGTGCCGCAATTTTCGAACCGTACGCGGCTGTTGAACCATATTCATTCGGTGTACGGGCAGTATAGCGGGAAATCGGGGAAGCTGGAATATTCGGGCGGTTTGCGGTATGAATACGCGACGCGCCAATTCACCGCCGGGGGCACGGAAACCCGTGATCTTAACCTCTCTAATTTCTTTCCGTCGGCCCAGCTGCAATATGCATTTTCCAAAGGCTGGCGCGCGAAGGCAGGCTACACACGCCGCGTGCAGCGCACCACCAACAACGAGCTCAACCCATTCCCCGAACGCGAGCATTCCGAAACCCTCGAATCGGGCGACCCGGACATTTTGCCGGAGTTTATCGGCCAGGCGGAAGCCGGTTTAGTTAAGGAATTTGAAAAAGGCAGCGCGTTTCTGACCCTGTATCATCAGCGGATCGACAACGTGTTGAACCGCGTGAACAGCGTCTACAACGATAGCATCATCAACCGCATTTACACCAATGCGGGCCTGGCAACCTCCTGGGGCATAGAAGCAGGTGGAAATGCAAATGTGACCAGATGGTGGCAACTTTACGCGGGCGCAAACGTGTACCGGTACGCGATCGAAGGCGGGCTTTTCCGAAATACGGTAGTGGTGAACACGTCGAGCGTAGTATATTCCGTCAACGCTACCTCTACATTCAAAATCGCACCGGCATGGCAGTTGCAATGGGGGATCAGCTACTTGTCCAAAAGGGTGACGGCGCAAGGGGAGGACTCGCGGTTCGTGAATCCCTCACTGTCGGTAAAGAAGACGTTCCTGAAAGGCAAGCTCGCCGCCACATTGCAATGGCAGAATATGGACCTGGGCATTACCGGCGCCAATCAGCAGCGCATATCTACCTGGGGAAAGGATTTTTTCACGACCACCAACTACATTCAGGAAACCGACATTTTCCTGTTAAACCTTAGCTATAATCTCAACCAGCTGACCAAAAAAGCAAAACTCCCGGCCAGCGAATTCGGTGAGCGGGAGTTTTGA
- a CDS encoding helix-turn-helix domain-containing protein, whose protein sequence is MQIEIKNKLENNELFRIKRMKEVIKTTRPHGHKEYLEIIFLTQGEGLHQIDHHRFPVSGNSLYLVMPGQIHNWELTAIPKGFVMMVQKDFLLGHPLYDALFQTFPLAFSSGYQLESTASTIQGIFESIEAEHAEQRPNYQAIIQTYLLLLFNLLQRETHIDRTRPEPALLKSFFDLVAAHYQSRHEVAWYANALNVTAKTLNANCRKFLDKTAGAVIGEKLTAESKRRLLYSQANLGEIAYELGFTDPSHFNKFFKRQTGVLPSIYRKGIS, encoded by the coding sequence ATGCAAATCGAGATTAAGAATAAGCTGGAAAACAATGAGTTGTTCCGGATCAAGAGAATGAAAGAGGTCATCAAAACCACCCGTCCGCACGGGCATAAGGAATATCTCGAAATCATTTTTCTGACGCAGGGCGAAGGCCTTCACCAGATCGACCACCATCGCTTCCCCGTCTCCGGCAATAGCCTGTACCTGGTAATGCCCGGCCAGATTCATAACTGGGAGCTGACGGCCATTCCAAAGGGCTTTGTGATGATGGTTCAAAAAGATTTCCTGCTCGGTCATCCGCTGTATGACGCACTTTTCCAGACATTCCCGCTCGCATTCAGCAGCGGCTACCAACTGGAAAGCACAGCCTCGACCATTCAGGGCATTTTTGAAAGTATCGAAGCCGAACACGCTGAGCAGCGACCGAACTACCAGGCTATAATCCAGACGTACCTTTTGCTGCTCTTCAACCTCCTGCAACGCGAAACGCACATCGACCGCACGCGGCCCGAGCCGGCATTGCTCAAATCGTTCTTCGACCTGGTAGCGGCCCATTATCAGTCCCGGCACGAAGTAGCCTGGTATGCCAATGCCCTGAATGTCACCGCCAAAACCTTGAATGCCAATTGCCGGAAGTTTCTCGACAAGACGGCCGGGGCGGTGATCGGCGAAAAGCTCACGGCCGAAAGTAAACGGAGGCTGTTGTACTCGCAGGCTAACCTGGGGGAAATCGCCTACGAGCTCGGTTTTACCGATCCTTCGCATTTCAATAAGTTCTTCAAAAGGCAAACGGGCGTTTTGCCAAGTATTTATCGCAAGGGAATTTCCTGA
- a CDS encoding YceI family protein — protein MSKTTWTVDVAHSEVQFKVKHLVISTVTGFFRTFSGSASTEGDNFENANVNFSIDVNSVDTGQPGRDEHLRNADFFEAEKYPEFRFVSTSLRKDKGDLYKLVGDLTIKGVTKEVELAAEYGGTERDPWGNIKVGFEVSGTIDRKEFGVTFNSLTETGGLALGENIKILANIQLAKQA, from the coding sequence ATGTCAAAGACAACCTGGACCGTAGACGTTGCACATTCAGAAGTGCAGTTTAAAGTGAAACACCTCGTCATTTCAACCGTAACCGGATTCTTCCGCACATTCAGCGGTTCCGCTTCAACGGAGGGTGACAATTTTGAGAATGCAAATGTCAATTTTTCGATTGACGTCAACAGCGTGGATACCGGTCAGCCGGGCCGCGACGAGCATTTACGCAATGCCGATTTCTTCGAAGCCGAGAAATACCCCGAGTTCCGTTTCGTATCCACATCCCTGAGAAAGGACAAAGGCGACCTTTATAAACTTGTAGGCGACCTGACGATCAAGGGCGTAACGAAAGAAGTGGAGCTGGCCGCGGAATACGGCGGCACCGAGCGCGATCCCTGGGGCAATATCAAGGTAGGATTCGAGGTAAGCGGCACGATCGACCGCAAGGAATTCGGCGTGACATTCAACTCACTCACCGAAACCGGCGGCCTCGCCCTGGGCGAAAACATCAAAATCCTCGCGAACATCCAGCTCGCGAAACAGGCATAA
- a CDS encoding FG-GAP repeat domain-containing protein, whose amino-acid sequence MNWLKWLSGLPLGIFAVAVCMQACGTSGQSGENELTGELAQGRDAAQRHCSTCHLPVDPALLDKDTWKNRVLPVMAQYFGIEVWQRNQYFAGERAAMPIAEWMQIVAYYDSLAPVSLPAARPTVPVCEEWAGFSLKTPATDTSRIATTTLVAIDSARSTIYTSSSETPSLMAWNTAMTKTMKAPLSSPAMHMLFEDEPVLTVVGEMRAYDVTQGELRRFKRSGANDPKPLITGLRRPLHTAAADFNRDGKTDYVVSAFGHNQGGLYEFRQLNDGKFEQIPIREAAGATQSYTGDFDGDGWPDIIALFAHAQEGIWLFTNDRKGGFSEKPLLRFPPVYGSSSFQLTDFNGDGLPDILYTAGDNSDYSRILKPYHGIYIYLNKGDFRLEQSWFFPVNGATKAISVDFDGDGDPDIACVAFFADLLRNPGEKFLYLRNEGGNGLKFQPFSPPIAGQGRWICMDVNDWNGDGRPDIVLGNYSKGFLNQEEVKADWNVYLPFIILQNETHSANAH is encoded by the coding sequence ATGAACTGGTTAAAATGGCTTTCAGGATTGCCGCTCGGCATTTTTGCGGTGGCGGTGTGCATGCAGGCGTGCGGTACGAGCGGACAATCGGGGGAAAACGAGCTGACCGGCGAACTGGCACAGGGACGGGATGCGGCCCAAAGGCATTGCAGCACCTGCCATTTGCCGGTAGATCCTGCATTGCTCGACAAGGATACCTGGAAAAACCGCGTACTGCCGGTAATGGCCCAATATTTCGGGATTGAAGTGTGGCAGCGCAATCAGTATTTTGCCGGCGAGCGCGCCGCTATGCCCATCGCCGAATGGATGCAGATCGTTGCTTATTACGACTCCCTCGCGCCCGTGAGCCTGCCCGCTGCCCGCCCGACCGTGCCCGTGTGCGAAGAATGGGCCGGTTTCAGCCTGAAAACCCCCGCTACCGACACCTCGCGTATTGCCACCACGACGCTCGTGGCCATCGACAGCGCACGCAGCACGATTTACACGAGCAGTTCCGAAACGCCTTCGCTCATGGCCTGGAACACGGCAATGACGAAAACAATGAAAGCGCCGCTCTCATCACCGGCGATGCATATGTTGTTTGAAGACGAGCCCGTGCTCACCGTGGTGGGAGAAATGCGTGCCTACGACGTCACGCAGGGCGAGCTCCGCCGTTTCAAACGATCCGGTGCCAACGATCCGAAGCCTTTGATAACAGGACTGCGCAGGCCGCTGCATACGGCTGCGGCGGATTTCAACCGCGACGGTAAAACGGATTACGTAGTTTCGGCTTTCGGCCATAACCAGGGCGGGCTTTATGAATTCCGCCAGCTGAATGACGGGAAGTTTGAACAAATCCCCATCCGCGAAGCGGCAGGTGCAACGCAATCCTACACGGGCGACTTCGACGGCGACGGCTGGCCGGATATTATCGCGCTCTTCGCGCATGCGCAGGAAGGCATCTGGCTTTTTACCAATGATCGCAAAGGTGGGTTTTCCGAAAAGCCTTTGCTCCGGTTTCCGCCTGTTTACGGTTCGTCCAGTTTCCAGCTCACCGATTTCAATGGCGACGGGCTTCCCGATATCCTTTACACCGCCGGCGACAATAGCGATTATTCCCGCATTCTCAAACCTTATCACGGCATTTATATTTATCTCAACAAAGGCGATTTTCGTTTAGAGCAAAGCTGGTTTTTTCCTGTAAACGGAGCCACAAAGGCCATTTCGGTAGATTTTGACGGCGACGGAGACCCTGATATCGCTTGCGTCGCATTCTTCGCGGACCTTCTGCGAAACCCCGGTGAAAAGTTTCTCTATCTCCGAAACGAAGGAGGCAATGGCTTGAAATTCCAGCCCTTTTCGCCGCCCATTGCCGGGCAGGGCCGCTGGATTTGCATGGATGTGAACGACTGGAACGGTGATGGCCGCCCGGACATCGTGCTGGGTAATTATTCCAAAGGATTTCTGAACCAGGAAGAGGTGAAGGCCGATTGGAATGTGTACCTGCCATTTATCATCCTGCAAAACGAAACCCACTCCGCTAATGCGCATTAG
- a CDS encoding RagB/SusD family nutrient uptake outer membrane protein, with protein MKTFRFSKIALVAIFGLISYSCQESFLDKPALGSLSDAQLSTKAGVQSLLIGAYAALDGNGVGAASAWDAAADNWIYGSIAGGDAKKGSDGADQPGINSIMIYSAGPSNGFFNSKWRAAYEGINRANSVLRFIPLVTSGITDAEKTDYTAQARFLRGHYYSELKKMFNMVPWVDENTPDPAAVKNDADIWPKIEEDFRFAMDNLPATQSEVGRANKWAAAAYLAKTYLYEKKFADAKTIFDQVITQGVTSNGLKYDLLPKYQDNFDAAQKNLAESVFAIQMAANDGTNTIDNANTGGMLNFPYNSPFRCCGFYQPSLDLANSFQTDANGLPKVDNYNATTLKNDMGVKSDAAFAPDVTTALDPRIDWTVGRRGIPFLDWGNHPGQSWIRDQSYAGPYSPKKNIYWQATQDKYSDQHSWAPGTAINIQVIRFADVLLMAAEAEAQLNNLAKAQEYVNRVRARAAKPESWVYTYADPSKPMAGFTKTPAANYKVAQYPAGAFAAKGKDGSLAAIYFERKLELAMEGHRFFDLSRWGIAEQTLNSYIAFEGKITPDVRGGKFLKNVNEYFPIPQRQIDLSTKNGVSSLKQNPGYQ; from the coding sequence ATGAAGACATTTAGATTTTCAAAAATAGCGCTGGTCGCAATTTTCGGTCTGATTTCATATTCCTGCCAAGAGAGTTTCCTCGATAAACCCGCACTAGGGTCGCTGAGCGATGCCCAGCTGAGCACCAAAGCCGGTGTGCAAAGCCTGCTGATCGGCGCATATGCGGCGCTCGATGGGAACGGGGTAGGTGCTGCCAGCGCCTGGGATGCCGCCGCCGACAACTGGATTTACGGCAGCATTGCCGGCGGAGACGCCAAAAAAGGCAGCGACGGCGCCGACCAGCCGGGGATCAACTCCATCATGATTTACAGCGCCGGTCCGAGCAATGGGTTTTTCAACAGCAAATGGCGCGCTGCCTACGAGGGCATCAACCGGGCCAATAGCGTGCTGCGGTTCATTCCGCTCGTCACTTCGGGAATCACCGATGCCGAAAAGACCGATTACACGGCTCAGGCACGCTTCCTGCGCGGGCATTACTATTCGGAATTGAAAAAAATGTTCAACATGGTGCCCTGGGTGGACGAGAATACACCCGACCCGGCAGCCGTGAAAAACGATGCGGACATCTGGCCGAAAATTGAAGAGGATTTCCGGTTTGCGATGGATAACCTTCCGGCAACACAGTCGGAAGTGGGCCGTGCCAACAAATGGGCGGCTGCGGCTTACCTTGCGAAAACTTATCTGTACGAGAAGAAATTTGCCGATGCCAAAACGATTTTCGACCAGGTGATCACGCAGGGTGTAACGAGCAATGGCCTGAAATACGACCTGCTGCCGAAATACCAGGACAACTTCGATGCGGCGCAAAAGAACCTCGCGGAGTCGGTTTTCGCGATCCAGATGGCGGCTAACGATGGTACCAACACCATCGACAATGCCAATACCGGCGGCATGCTCAACTTCCCGTACAACTCGCCGTTCCGCTGCTGCGGGTTCTACCAGCCGAGCCTCGACCTGGCCAATTCGTTCCAGACCGACGCCAATGGTTTGCCCAAAGTGGACAACTACAATGCGACAACCCTGAAAAACGATATGGGTGTCAAATCCGACGCCGCATTCGCGCCGGACGTCACCACCGCGCTCGATCCGCGGATCGACTGGACGGTAGGCCGCCGCGGTATCCCGTTCCTCGATTGGGGAAATCACCCGGGGCAGTCATGGATCCGCGACCAGAGCTACGCAGGACCTTATTCGCCTAAAAAGAATATTTACTGGCAGGCAACGCAGGATAAGTATTCCGATCAGCATTCATGGGCTCCGGGAACGGCGATCAATATTCAGGTAATCCGGTTTGCGGACGTGCTCCTGATGGCAGCGGAAGCGGAAGCGCAGCTGAACAACCTCGCCAAAGCGCAGGAATATGTAAACCGCGTCCGCGCCCGCGCCGCGAAACCCGAAAGCTGGGTGTACACTTACGCCGATCCTTCGAAACCAATGGCTGGATTCACCAAAACGCCGGCTGCGAATTACAAAGTCGCGCAATATCCGGCAGGTGCATTTGCGGCAAAAGGAAAAGACGGATCGCTTGCAGCCATCTATTTCGAGCGTAAGCTGGAACTGGCGATGGAAGGTCACCGTTTCTTCGACCTGTCGCGCTGGGGTATCGCCGAGCAGACGCTCAATTCCTACATTGCATTTGAAGGGAAAATCACCCCTGACGTGCGGGGCGGCAAGTTCCTGAAAAATGTGAATGAGTACTTCCCGATCCCGCAACGGCAGATCGACCTTAGTACTAAAAATGGCGTATCGTCATTGAAGCAAAATCCGGGTTATCAATAA